From a region of the Alnus glutinosa chromosome 1, dhAlnGlut1.1, whole genome shotgun sequence genome:
- the LOC133881242 gene encoding uncharacterized protein LOC133881242 isoform X2: MGSVACAAPIITTTAAPQTLVAHFSKLHCFHIPPIRFLSKRSASLLRNPNFVTKRSSMATPLAVNASSTIANEELEAASSGLVGENDLLIVGPGVLGRLVAEKWREEHPGCQIFGQTVTADHHDELIKMGINPSLKGTNVTDRFPYVIFCAPPSRTSDYPGDVRLAALNWNGEGSFLFTSSSAPYDCNDNGLCDEDTPVVPIGRSPRTDVLLKAEKVVLEYSGCVLRLAGLYKADRGAHVYWLEKGTVETRPDHILNLIHYEDAATLSVAILKKKFRGRIFLGCDNHPLSRQEVMDLVTKSGKFSKKFEGFTGTSDPLGKRLNNSKTREEIGWEPKYPSFSHFLGVSE; encoded by the exons ATGGGAAGCGTTGCCTGTGCCGCACCCATTATCACCACCACAGCCGCACCACAGACCCTCGTTGCACATTTCTCAAAGCTTCATTGTTTTCATATCCCACCGATCCGTTTTCTCTCGAAACGCTCAGCCTCGCTCCTCAGAAACCCCAATTTCGTCACGAAACGCTCTTCGATGGCCACGCCTCTCGCAGTCAATGCTTCCTCCACCATTG CAAACGAAGAACTGGAGGCTGCGTCTTCTGGTTTGGTGGGCGAGAATGACCTCCTGATTGTTGGACCAGGAGTTCTTGGTCGCTTAGTCGCAGAAAAATGGCGGGAG GAACACCCAGGTTGTCAAATATTTGGGCAAACAGTTACCGCTGATCACCATGATGAATTGATTAAGATGGGGATCAATCCGTCTTTGAAGGGGACTAATGTCACGGACCGGTTTCCGTATGTCATTTTCTGTGCTCCTCCTTCACGAACTTCGGACTATCCCGGCGATGTCAG GTTGGCTGCATTGAACTGGAATGGTGAAGGTTCTTTCTTATTTACATCAAGTTCCGCCCCATATGATTGCAATGACAATGGACTATGTGATGAG GACACCCCGGTTGTACCTATTGGGAGGAGCCCTAGGACAGATGTCCTTCTAAAAGCAGAAAAAGTAGTGCTGGAATACAGCGGGTGTGTTCTTAGATTGGCAGGACTTTACA AAGCAGATAGAGGTGCACATGTTTATTGGTTAGAGAAAGGGACTGTTGAAACTCGTCCAGATCACATCCTGAATCTTATACACTATGAG GATGCGGCTACTCTTTCAGTTGCaatcttgaagaagaaatttcgTGGCCGGATTTTCTTGGGTTGTGACAATCATCCTTTATCCAG GCAGGAAGTAATGGACTTGGTTACTAAAAGTGGAAAATTCAGCAAAAAATTTGAGGGCTTTACAG GCACTAGTGACCCTCTGGGGAAGAGATTGAACAACTCGAAAACTCGTGAGGAAATAGGATGGGAGCCAAAATACCCAAGCTTCTCTCATTTCCTTGGAGTATCTGAGTAA
- the LOC133881242 gene encoding uncharacterized protein LOC133881242 isoform X1 — MGSVACAAPIITTTAAPQTLVAHFSKLHCFHIPPIRFLSKRSASLLRNPNFVTKRSSMATPLAVNASSTIGAANEELEAASSGLVGENDLLIVGPGVLGRLVAEKWREEHPGCQIFGQTVTADHHDELIKMGINPSLKGTNVTDRFPYVIFCAPPSRTSDYPGDVRLAALNWNGEGSFLFTSSSAPYDCNDNGLCDEDTPVVPIGRSPRTDVLLKAEKVVLEYSGCVLRLAGLYKADRGAHVYWLEKGTVETRPDHILNLIHYEDAATLSVAILKKKFRGRIFLGCDNHPLSRQEVMDLVTKSGKFSKKFEGFTGTSDPLGKRLNNSKTREEIGWEPKYPSFSHFLGVSE; from the exons ATGGGAAGCGTTGCCTGTGCCGCACCCATTATCACCACCACAGCCGCACCACAGACCCTCGTTGCACATTTCTCAAAGCTTCATTGTTTTCATATCCCACCGATCCGTTTTCTCTCGAAACGCTCAGCCTCGCTCCTCAGAAACCCCAATTTCGTCACGAAACGCTCTTCGATGGCCACGCCTCTCGCAGTCAATGCTTCCTCCACCATTG GTGCAGCAAACGAAGAACTGGAGGCTGCGTCTTCTGGTTTGGTGGGCGAGAATGACCTCCTGATTGTTGGACCAGGAGTTCTTGGTCGCTTAGTCGCAGAAAAATGGCGGGAG GAACACCCAGGTTGTCAAATATTTGGGCAAACAGTTACCGCTGATCACCATGATGAATTGATTAAGATGGGGATCAATCCGTCTTTGAAGGGGACTAATGTCACGGACCGGTTTCCGTATGTCATTTTCTGTGCTCCTCCTTCACGAACTTCGGACTATCCCGGCGATGTCAG GTTGGCTGCATTGAACTGGAATGGTGAAGGTTCTTTCTTATTTACATCAAGTTCCGCCCCATATGATTGCAATGACAATGGACTATGTGATGAG GACACCCCGGTTGTACCTATTGGGAGGAGCCCTAGGACAGATGTCCTTCTAAAAGCAGAAAAAGTAGTGCTGGAATACAGCGGGTGTGTTCTTAGATTGGCAGGACTTTACA AAGCAGATAGAGGTGCACATGTTTATTGGTTAGAGAAAGGGACTGTTGAAACTCGTCCAGATCACATCCTGAATCTTATACACTATGAG GATGCGGCTACTCTTTCAGTTGCaatcttgaagaagaaatttcgTGGCCGGATTTTCTTGGGTTGTGACAATCATCCTTTATCCAG GCAGGAAGTAATGGACTTGGTTACTAAAAGTGGAAAATTCAGCAAAAAATTTGAGGGCTTTACAG GCACTAGTGACCCTCTGGGGAAGAGATTGAACAACTCGAAAACTCGTGAGGAAATAGGATGGGAGCCAAAATACCCAAGCTTCTCTCATTTCCTTGGAGTATCTGAGTAA